GGCACTGTCCCTGCCTTCTCCAAGGCAGCATGTGTTTAAGAGCATGGAATCTGGAGCCAGACAGCCTGGGTTCAAGTCGTGGCTTTGCCATTTAGTAGccttgtgaccttggacaaggttCCCAACCCCTCTCTGCCTCAGCTCGGTCCTCTGCTAAAGGGCAGGTAGGAACAGTCCACTGGACAAGGTGACTTTGAGGGTGAAATGAGCCAACATGTAAGAGTTGCTTAAAATGGTACTGGTCCCATAATAAGGTCACGAATACAAGAGTTTGCTTTAGTTCTAGTTGGGAAGACAGACCATAAACAATCCTTTTCCAATGACCTgagcagggaagggaggggagagagagggaagaaaagaagaaaggagacaaagggaaagaaaaaaagggggagggagaaagagaaaaggaaaggaggagagcggggggggggggggggggggggggaagagaaggaaaggggaagaaaaaggaaaagaaagagggaggagggcaaaGGTCTCATCTGTCCGTCCCCATCATGAGAGGATGCCAAGCAAATCACGGATGCTGCTTAATCCAATTCTGTGTAGTACCGTGTGacctattaaaataaatacacaaatgaacaaaaaaggaagaggagggggcTGGAGGAGGGGCGAGGGGGCCTTGAGGCGTGGGGAGGTCAGGGCCCCGACGGGCAGCGTGCAGACGgcgggggatgggggggtggggggtgcgggggggtggggggtgcggggggtgcggtggggtggggggtggggggggtgcggtggggggggggtgcggtggggtggggggtgcggtggggtgggggggtggggtgcggtgggtgcggtggggtggggtgcggtgggtgcggtggggtggggtgcggtgggtgcggtggggtggggtgcggtggggtgggtggggccgGCCCAGGGCAGCGATGGCGGCGCCCCTCACGCGGCCCCTCCCCTGTCCTCGCGCAGAGAGCTCGTTCGCCGACACGCTGACGCCGGCGCGCCTCAGCCAGGCCCGCTTCAGCGCCTGCCCGCCGCCCAGCAGCCACGACGCGGCCAATTTCGACAACAACGAGCTCGAGAACAGCCAGGTGGTGGCCAAGCTGGGCCACCTGGCGCTGAGCCGCGCTCCGGGCCCGCCGCCGCCCGCCGACGCCGCGGCCGCCGCCATCCCGTGCGGGCCCCGCGACCGCCCGCGGCCCGCGTCGTCGCCCGCCCTGCTCGAGGCCGACCTGCGCTTCCACACGACGCGCGGCCCCGACGTGAGCCTGTCGGCCGACCGCAAAACGGCCTGCGCGCCGCGGCCCGACGGCGGCCGCACGCTCGTCTTCTCCGAGCGCCCGCTGCGGCCCGGCGAGAGCCTCTTCGTGGAGGTGGGCCGCCCGGGGCTGGCGGCGCCCGGTGCGCTGGCCTTCGGCATCACGTCGTGCGACCCGGGCGGGCTCCGGCCCGCCGAGCTGCCCGCCGACCCCGACGCGCTGCTCGACCGGAAGGAGTACTGGGTGGTGACGCGCGCCGGCCCCGTGCCGAGCGGCGGCGACGCGCTCAGCTTCACGCTGCGGCCCGGCGGCGACGTGCTCCTGGGCGTCAACGGGCGCCCGCGCGGCCGCCTGCTGTGCGTGGACACCACGCAGGCGCTCTGGGCCTTCTTCGCCGTGCGCGGCGGCGCCGCGGGTCAGCTGCGCCTGCTCGGTGAGTACCCCAGGGCGCGCTGCGCAGACCTGAGCCCCCGCACCCCCGGGGAGTTTCCGACTCAGGAGGGCTGGGCTGGAGCCCAGGtgaccacactctgaaatcttgTGACTGTCCTAGAATCACATAGCCGGTCAGTCCTGGGGATGCCGGAGAAATCACAgaccctccctgagcctcagtttccttctgtcTGGGTACCGGCATCATGGGGCTGCGTGACGCATGAGGAGGTGCCTGACACCGTCCAGTGCGTTTGCTAAGGGGCAGCAGTCGTCCTTTAATTGAGAGCAGAGGAGGAACAGGGTGCTGATGGTTGTTGGCTTGTTTTGGGATTCTGAAAGATAGAATCATCATTTCAGCCTGAGATGGGTTGCTCAAGTTCCTGCAAGAATTGAGCCCGGAGTCTTCATTTCCCTCCCCAGCAATTCTTGAGGAACTGGGGTGAGACTTCAGTGGTTAGGAAGAGAAGGCAGGACAGGGTAAAAAGGAAGTTGCTGCTTTTCCAGGCTGGGGGCTTGACCTCTTGATCTCTACCTCACAAGAGCCCCAGTGCTGtactatctgtccatccatcctcAAGTAGGGTAAAGGAAGGGGCATTTATGGCCACCCTGAGAAATAACTCAGTCTTGTAGAAGGTAACAACAGAACTCGCAGTGAGCTTGGAGAAGAAAAATCACCCACATAGGATATTATAGGAATCTTGTGGTCACAAGTGACAGAAATCCTATGTGTAGGAAATAGTGAAAAGTATTGGTACATATAACTTAGAAGTCTGGGAGTAAGTTGGTTTGGATTCAGGGACAGCTAGATCTAGGTGTTGAAAGGATGTCATCCAGATCCCATCTTTCTTTCCACCTCGAAGCTCTGCTCTCCTCTATGTTGGCTTCATTCTCTGGTAGTCCTTGCCATGTGGTGGCTCCTGTAGCACCAGGCTTACCTCTGGTTAGCTTAGCAACACAGTGGAAAGATTCCTTTTTTCCCATAGGAAACAGAGAATTGGGCCTCGTTTGTCCTTGCTTGAGTTACATACCCTTCCCTGAGCCACCACTGAGACCAAGTACTTACTGGCCTGGCCTGGATCTTGTGAGTGAGGGTAGAGTAATGCCCCCAGAGAAAATCCCAGTGCTGGTTTTGAAACAAGGTGGAATGGATGCTGGGCAGGCAAAGTACAGATGTCTGCCACACATGTATGATCTCATCAGCCCTAACAGAACACTATGAGGTGGTTCTTGTACTCCTGTTAgccagatggagaaactgaggtgcAAAGCAGTGGAGAGCCAGGAAGTAGCAGAGCAGGTGCAGCCTCCTTAAGGACTGTTTTTGGGTTTCAGGCACCCTGCAGTCCAGCCCTGCGACCACATCTCCGTCAGGGTCCCTCAGCGGCTCCCAGGAAGATAGTGATTCAGATATGGCCTTCAGTGTCAACCAGTCCTCTTCGGCATCTGAGTCATCTCTGGGTAAGGAAGGGCAAGGGATGGGCGGAAGTTGGCAACTGGTCCAGTCCCCTCAGTGGCCACCAGCCATACAGGGCTAAAGCAGGAACCACCTTACCTCCCTGCATCCTCTCCTTCCCCAGCTTTATGTTCAGTGACAGGGAGGAGAAACATCTGGATATAGTATCCCAAAGGGTGATGAGGGTTGCATTTTATCTGGATGCTTGGGCTCTGGAAGGATAGAGAAAAGGGCAAAACTGGGAAGATAAACCAAACTTACTATCTCCCCAAATTGTTTTCCCATGGGTCCCACCATAGAAGTTCTTCGTTCTTGGGGTTCCCCCAGCAGAGCCCACTTGAGGACTACAGTAATAAAGCGTGTCCTGTTCTCCTTTCTTGGCAGTGACAGCTCCCAGCTCCCCACTGAGCCCCCCAATGTCACCGATATTCTCCCCGCCGGAGCTGGCAGGCAGCAAGAACGGCGAGTGCACGGTGTGCTTCGATGGCGAAGTGGACACGGTCATCTACACATGTGGACACATGTGCCTGTGCCACAGCTGTGGCCTGCGGCTCAGGAGGCAGGCCCGGGCCTGCTGCCCCATCTGCCGGCGGCCCATCAAGGACGTCATTAAGATATACAGGCCGTAGCCGGGCCTGCCACAGGCCTTGGCCAGAGCCAGGTCACCTTTCTGAAACCCCTCTGGGCTCAGCAACCACCATGGCCACTAGGAAGCCTAAGGGCAGTGGTCAGCTCGTCTGCCTCTCCGCAGGTCTGACAGCGGTAGAGGCGAGGCTCCCAAGGGTCTGAGCCCAGGCAAGGGTTATTTCTGTCTCAATAGCGCTTTACCCACAAAAGTCCGTCCCAAGAGCGAGCTCAGGAACTGCCTGGCAGATCACCCTTTCCCTTGGTGACTTTTCAGCTGGGAAACAGCATCCTCTGTCTGTGCAATGCTTTTTCTGGGGTTgggttgagtgtgtgtgtgagatgggaaggaaagggagggagacagaaaaaatgagaaagagaacgTATGAGTGAGAGAATGGGCGAGCAAGCGAGAACACAGGTATTTTATACAGGGCTCTAGGAGGTCAACACTAAGGAATGTGCAATCTGGAGCCCAGCGGTTAGTGTGATTAGAAATTGTTCACTTTCCAGGGATGTGATGTAAGCTGGTTTTGAATGTATGAAGCCTGCACCTAAATAGAGCTCCCTTGGATGGTATAGAAAAAGGACACTCAGAGTTTCtaaggagaggaaaaaataactCATTGTTTACAGCTCCATAATAGCATCTCCTTGGGGGGAAGGTGGGTGGAACATAAAAGAACAATTTGCTTCTTTAGTTTCTTACTCAGGCtttgagaggatttttttttcggGTGCTGTGGAACCTACAGCTCTGGGCTGTATCACTGCTAGAAGCTTTTTCTCCCTTTCACCCCCAGACAGCCTAATCATGAGCACGTTGCACTTGACTCGCTCTCCAGATGCTTCTAGACTCCCCAGCCCTTGTAACACCCTTCCCCTCTCCAGAGAGAAAATAGCAGCAAGCTTTCTTTTCCTGGAGCAGGGAAAGGATCCTAGAGGCAGGTGACTTACCTGGAGTTGGAAAGGTCACTTATTTGAGCACAGAGACTTACATCTCCTGTTGTGCTCCTGGGCCTGGCAGTATCCAAGGATGAGGGCCTGTCCAACAAGGCTCTCGCCAAGGCCATATAACAGGGCTCTGTTCTGACTCTCAGCTTATCTCTTGCTGACTAGTAAGGTGTTCGTTGATAATTAAGATGTTTAATAATCGTGACATTAACTGAAAATGCATATCATGATTCTCCCCCTACCCCCTGCCCAGAACTGTCTGCATTTCCTGGCACCCAAGCCCTGACCCACTGaactccctgccccagcccctcacCCCTGCCTCAGGCCCAACTCTGCCCACTACCCCAGACCACACCAGGCCGATGTGTTGGCCTCTCCCTTCCCCGCAGTTCTGGTTCCTCTGCCGTGTTCTGTGCTGTATCTTTAAGGCAGTCCCTTTGCCTCTTAGTTCCCATTCCAACAAGGAAGAAGCTAGTGCCTGCCCATTTCAAGAGCTCTTGGGAGGAGCAGTATGATGTTCTTAAAAGCCTGAGACAGGTATCGTTTCTATCTCAATTCCCCATCTGTTCACTCCCACTtagggaggcagggagaggagagCATTCATTGCGCATATACACTCGCATAACAGGCATTTGCTGGGTACCCAGAGCTAGGTCAGGGTCTCATCAGACCAAGTCAAATAAGACCAGTGGGTGCCTTTGCAATGCCCGAGGTCTGGGACCCATCACTTCTCTGCTGGAAGTGGCTGTCATTTTCTGACTTGATCTCAACTCCAGAATCCCCACTGTCTTGCCCCTGCAGGATTAGAGTTTGAGAATCGAGGCAGTCCTCAGAGCCCAGCTAACTTAGGTCACCGGGAGCCCTCCACACTACCCCCATGTGCAGGGTGTGGTAAAGCCCTGTGCAGGCCCATGTGAGGGGACTCCATTCACCACCCCATGACTGTGGCTCTCCAGGCAGCAATCCTCTGACTGGATTGAGCCATGGTCACAAGCTCCGGTGGTCTTGGCCTGGAAAAACAGCTCCTCACCAGCCACTTGCCCTTCCTGGCTGCCCCTTTGGTTCCAGCCTGGATGATGTACAACAGGTGCCAAGCTGAAGGCCTGTACCTGGGAAAAAAGGAGCCAGGGACCCATATAACCTGCTCTACTGCCACTATAGATGCACCCCTGTTTCCAAGAGGAGTTGAGGTGTTTATCTTCTAAAAACCAGACATTTCCTGATGCTCCAATCTGATTTATTCAGTGCTAAAGAGGAGATATTCACACCCCCCTCTATGCTTTGTTTTGAAAAGAGggcaggaaaaagaggaaagggaatcATATTTTACTTTGCATCTACTATGGGCCTCCACACTGGGCTAGAGAGGTGCTTGCATGCATTAATCCTTTCATACAGGGCGTAGGGCCATATTGAGTCACCTCTAAGATATAATTAAATAGCACATTCGGTGTACCACTAAGAAAACACTGCCAATTTTATCTGTAAGTTGTCTCAACTATACAATTCATTCTAGTCAGAGATGTGAAAATGGGGCGGGGGGGACTTCTATCTAGAGTCAATGAAATACAGTAGTTTTCCCACTtggcaggtgaggaaactgaggtcctgcAGGTGAAGTGACTTATCCAGGATCACAAAGCAGGAggtgggcagggctgggattcaaacctagaAATATCTGGTGCCAAGTTCCATGCTGTCTACTGCCCAGCTCCAAGTCCCAGGGACCTGAGACAGCCCAAGCTTTCTCTTTGAAACTCATCTGGACAGCCCTCCGGGAGAGCCTGGGCACCTACACCAAGGTGGGGGGATTGGAAAACAGAACCAGTAGCTGTTACAGCCCCAGGCCCTACCCCTCTGCTGCCCACTGAAGACCAGGGTCCTTCCTTGCAGGTACCTTCTCACTGCCCACTGCCTGCCTTCTCCAGGCAGAGATAAGCTAGGGGAGATCTAGATTTCAACGCATGGGCCTCCTCTTACTTGGGAGTGCCCATGTGGGGCAACTCTGGGAGGGCCCGAGGCCTTACACCACTACTTTTGATGGCCTCATCACCACTAGCTCTGAAGCAGAGTCTCGGTCTACTGAGCACTGCCTTGCAGGCCCAGCCCCTGTCTTGTGGGTTCCCTGCCCATTATGTGAGCTCAGTTGCAGCAACCAGACCTCCAGGGGCAAGACCAGAAGTCACACCGTTTGTAGTCTTGTGCCTGTTCATTTTGAACCACCAGGGAATTGGGCTGTTTCCAAGCAAAACAAGAGCTTTTTAGTCCATACCCAGGACAAGAAGTCTGCTGGAATTTAGCTACTCAAAGGTGGCTGTTCTCCCAACTATAGCAACGCTTTTACAGTCAACACTAGCTAGTCAGCAAGTACACAGGTTGGGAACTGAGACTGGAGATGAAGCCCTCGAAGACCTCACTGTTCAGAGGAGGAGATGGACAGATTTGTGAACTTTTATTGTCAGGTCATGTGCTAGCATATATTAGGTACTCATTAATGGTGTTCTgaataaattagaaattagaTTATGAACATTCAGGGGTTAGTAAATCAGCACCACATATACACCCATtaaagtcattcaacaaacatttactgagtgcctactaaaTGTAGGGTGCTAGGACAATGTAGTACAAAAAGACACAGGATGTAGAGACATTTGGGACTGAATCCACAAGGCTTTCTTAGCCATTCTCTTGCCTCGGGGTCCATCTTGGTGAATGCCCAAGGACTGTTTTCCTGTCTTGGAGCCTCCTGACTCTTCAAAAAGCTTCCTCTGCATGAGATATGTCAGGCTTCTTGTAGTCAGCGAACTGAGGCTAAAACCCCTGAAGGCCCCACCTTGATGGTCATCGTGCACATGCTGTTGGAGGCATGTAAGGAGATGGCTGGGTGCTATTTTCAGGCAATAGGACTGGTTGCTGGACATCAGTGCCTGAGGTCCAGGAGAACCCCAAGGCCCTTCCTGTTGAGAATGGGGTAGTGCGAAGTCTTGGAGAAGTGGAGATTAGTCGACTCCCGCTGCTTGGTTCCATCTTGGCCCCAGTTCTGGCAGGGGACCGCGGCTCAGGAACATGTGGCCTCCTGGCATTTCTTGGTATTTAATTGTCTCACTGTCTTTTCCAAGTCCCTAATGAAATGACTTGTAGAACAATCTGTCTGTGCCTTATGAAAGTGTCTGTGCacttttaatcctttttaaaaacaactttaaagTATTTAACTGGGTGGGGGACTAACATACACAATAGTGTTCTAGAATCTGTGATAGTCACTGAAACTCTTTGCGTCATGCTCTGCTTTTGATGTTGGAGTGATGCGTGTATGTCCCCCACTCTGCCACCCTCTACCTGTGTACAGACCTTTTTAAGAAAtgtctcttattcttttttttctgattcaatGCTGTGACCTCTACAATACAGCCTAATCTTTGGGGATTTGTAATAAAGGTTTTAAAAACTGGGGGAGTGGATTGGGAAGGGTTTGCACTGGTCCTGTGTGTTGTGGCTTTTGAGTGTTGTGTGTTTTgacttttgtctgtttttatccgttttatattaatataattttcctgttttaaaaaaaatacaaattcatcttgttaaaaaaaagtcttcagaaattaatttaaaaagttacaatcCTCTACCCAGTTGTGGAGTGGAAGTGAGGGGTACCACCTTGAGGAAACAATTTGCAAAACACCTGTAGGACCTCGAAAATGTTTGACCCTTTTGCCAGGTAACTCACTTCTGAAAAATTTCGCCAGGAAATTCGAATCAAAGATAAGCTGAATATGTAAAGCTTTTCATcgcagtattatttataatagtataaacgtataaacaacccaaatgtccagcaAGTAGAGTGTATGGGCCAGAATTCTTGGCTACCAGTGACAGAAACCCAGCTCGGACTGGCTTAAAGGGAGTAAAAGACGTAGATAACCCAGAAGTCCTGTAGCAGACCCCACTACGGGTACAGCGGGATCCAGAATCTGAAATGCTGCATCAGGCCCCGCTCTTGTTCTGCCGTCCTGGGGGTAGACCCGGTTCCCAGGCAAACTCTACTGACGTCAGCCTGCGCTCAGGGTTGCATCCTGCCTTTCAGCTCTCCCAGCCAAGTTGGGTCACATGTCCCTTCCTGAGCCAATCACTGAGGACACAGGAGATACAGGGCCCTGATTGGTCATAACCAAGGCCAACCCGTGTGAACTTCGTGGACCGGAAGTGGGAGTTGCAGGCCCCAAGAAAAACTGGAGCGAGAAAGGAGGGCTGCCGGGCAGGTGGAAGCAACACGAGTCTGTCTTGATAAAGACTGAATAAACCATGATACGGAACTGCACAGTTAACAGCGTGGGCTCTGAACCCTGGCTGTCTGGGTCTCACCAAGACAGTGAGAGAGACTTAagctctttgtgcctcagtttcctcacctgcaaagcAGGAATAATAGTATCTGACTTCAGGGTGGGTGTGCACATTATTGAGCGCATGCTGGTGGTGTGTTCGGTTCTGCGTCTGACACTCAGCAATAAGCAACAGCTATTAGAAGACTTTATAAcacaggattaaaatatggtgaGAAAAATCAAGATATGAAATTGCGCATACACTATGAtctcaaggaaattaaaacacatgcAATCAGCAGTCCAAAAACCTGACCATGCATTAGAAAAACcaacagaaaagagacaaagtgatCATGAAGGCAATGTGTTCA
This region of Tamandua tetradactyla isolate mTamTet1 chromosome 20, mTamTet1.pri, whole genome shotgun sequence genomic DNA includes:
- the NEURL1B gene encoding E3 ubiquitin-protein ligase NEURL1B; this translates as MWALGRDGSDLLLRGFRPEWRVMKFWGPVAPLFPGFGLSQPLWGTGGPMTAQITQPEGFLEEVLSGWGQKDVSWKKGMRKAGQGRAATCAKFQGEGEQGVFGELQEFQGFQCKRERYVGSEQIRHPYAVPVSPAELRTLTDTSPPARLLATRPCCGPGPERRVLGEAPRFHAQAKGKNVRLDGHSRRATRRNSFCNGVTFTQRPIRLYEQVRLRLVAVRPGWSGALRFGFTAHDPSLMSAHDIPKYACPDLVTRPGYWAKALPESLALRDTVLAYWADRHGRVFYSVNDGEPVLFHCGVAVGGPLWALIDVYGITDEVQLLESSFADTLTPARLSQARFSACPPPSSHDAANFDNNELENSQVVAKLGHLALSRAPGPPPPADAAAAAIPCGPRDRPRPASSPALLEADLRFHTTRGPDVSLSADRKTACAPRPDGGRTLVFSERPLRPGESLFVEVGRPGLAAPGALAFGITSCDPGGLRPAELPADPDALLDRKEYWVVTRAGPVPSGGDALSFTLRPGGDVLLGVNGRPRGRLLCVDTTQALWAFFAVRGGAAGQLRLLGTLQSSPATTSPSGSLSGSQEDSDSDMAFSVNQSSSASESSLVTAPSSPLSPPMSPIFSPPELAGSKNGECTVCFDGEVDTVIYTCGHMCLCHSCGLRLRRQARACCPICRRPIKDVIKIYRP